In the genome of Rhodoferax sp. BAB1, one region contains:
- the bioA gene encoding adenosylmethionine--8-amino-7-oxononanoate transaminase has product MKAEDLSSDWVARSLRSVWHPCTQMQHHETVPLIPVSHGRGAWLVDVQGKAYLDAISSWWVNLFGHANPRINAALKDQLDRLEHAMLAGFTHQPVVELSERLGALTGGVLGHCFYASDGASAVEIALKMSFHYWRNSGQSQKQEFVCLSGSYHGETIGALAVTDVALFRDAYGPLIQRAHVVASPDARLAQPGESAEDVARRAAAALETLLQERAGKIAAVIVEPLVQCATGMAMHDPVYLKEVRAICDRHQVHLIADEIAVGCGRTGSFFACEQAGIWPDFVCLSKGISGGYLPLSLVMTREAIYRAFYDADVTRGFLHSHSYTGNPLACRAALATLDIFAQDDVLNANRLRAHELTMALAPLATDERVRHFRRRGMIWAFDAVVDDPAQAATFSRRFFTTALQRGLLLRPIGRTVYLMPPYILNDEEITQLAQRTCAVFDEVMA; this is encoded by the coding sequence TTGAAAGCCGAAGACCTCTCCTCCGACTGGGTCGCGCGCAGCCTGCGCAGCGTCTGGCATCCCTGCACCCAGATGCAGCACCACGAGACCGTGCCGCTGATCCCGGTCAGCCACGGCCGCGGGGCCTGGCTGGTCGACGTGCAGGGCAAGGCGTATCTGGACGCCATCAGCTCCTGGTGGGTCAACCTCTTCGGTCATGCCAATCCGCGCATCAACGCGGCGCTGAAAGACCAGCTCGACCGGCTGGAGCACGCCATGCTGGCGGGTTTCACGCACCAGCCGGTGGTGGAGCTGTCCGAGCGCCTGGGCGCGCTGACCGGCGGGGTGCTGGGCCATTGCTTCTATGCTTCCGACGGTGCTTCGGCGGTGGAGATCGCGCTGAAGATGAGTTTCCATTACTGGCGCAACAGCGGCCAGAGCCAGAAACAGGAATTCGTCTGCCTGTCCGGCAGCTACCACGGCGAGACCATCGGCGCGCTGGCCGTGACCGATGTGGCCCTGTTCCGTGACGCCTATGGCCCGCTGATTCAGCGCGCCCATGTGGTGGCCTCGCCCGACGCGCGGCTGGCCCAGCCCGGCGAGAGTGCAGAGGATGTGGCGCGGCGTGCGGCGGCAGCGCTGGAGACCTTGCTGCAGGAACGTGCCGGCAAGATCGCTGCCGTCATCGTCGAGCCGCTGGTGCAGTGCGCCACCGGCATGGCCATGCATGACCCGGTCTACCTGAAGGAAGTGCGCGCCATCTGCGACCGCCACCAGGTGCACCTGATCGCCGACGAGATCGCCGTGGGCTGCGGCCGCACCGGCAGCTTCTTCGCCTGCGAGCAGGCCGGCATCTGGCCCGACTTCGTCTGCCTGTCCAAGGGCATCAGCGGCGGTTACCTGCCGCTGTCGCTGGTGATGACACGCGAAGCCATCTACCGGGCCTTCTACGACGCCGACGTCACGCGGGGTTTCCTGCACTCGCATTCCTACACCGGCAACCCCCTGGCCTGCCGCGCGGCGCTGGCCACGCTGGACATCTTTGCCCAGGACGATGTGTTGAATGCCAACCGTTTGAGGGCGCATGAACTGACGATGGCGCTGGCACCTCTGGCCACCGATGAGCGCGTGCGGCATTTCCGCCGGCGCGGCATGATCTGGGCCTTCGATGCCGTGGTCGATGACCCGGCCCAGGCCGCCACCTTCTCGCGGCGTTTCTTCACGACGGCCCTGCAACGCGGCCTGCTGCTGCGCCCCATCGGCCGCACGGTCTATCTCATGCCTCCCTACATCCTGAACGACGAAGAAATCACCCAGCTGGCGCAGCGCACGTGCGCGGTGTTCGATGAGGTGATGGCATGA
- the bioF gene encoding 8-amino-7-oxononanoate synthase: MAMLDTLQKEIDRLDAQGLRRRRRTAETACAPNLMLDGQRVLSFNSNDYLGLAADTRIAAALKEGVSLYGAGSGASHLVSGHSKAHEELEERLAAFEAPHLEQARALYLSTGYMANLAVLTALAAATPGEVEIFSDALNHASIIDGTRLARAKVTVYAHSDVGALEAALAASTAKTKIVVTDSVFSMDGDIAPLPQILDLCERFAAWLVVDDAHGFGVLGEHGRGALEHFKLRSPQLVYMGTLGKAAGVSGAFVAAHETVIDWLVQRARPYIYTTAAAPALAHALLTSIALIDSREGQQRRAQLDLLRHQLAGMPVRAGWLHLDSATPIQPLVIGGNAEVMAAAQALEAQGLWVSAIRAPTVPAGTARLRITLSAAHTHDDVARLLAALGQLAQEA; encoded by the coding sequence TTGGCCATGCTCGACACACTGCAGAAAGAAATCGACCGTCTGGACGCCCAGGGTCTGCGCCGCCGCCGCCGCACGGCCGAAACCGCCTGCGCGCCGAACCTCATGCTGGACGGCCAGCGCGTGCTGAGCTTCAACAGCAACGACTACCTGGGCCTGGCGGCCGATACGCGCATCGCCGCGGCGCTGAAGGAGGGTGTCAGCCTCTACGGCGCCGGCAGCGGTGCCTCGCACCTGGTCAGCGGGCACTCCAAAGCCCATGAGGAACTCGAGGAGCGCCTGGCCGCCTTCGAGGCGCCGCACCTGGAGCAGGCGCGTGCGCTGTACCTGAGCACCGGCTACATGGCCAATCTGGCGGTGCTGACGGCCCTGGCCGCCGCCACGCCGGGCGAGGTCGAGATTTTTTCCGACGCTCTCAATCACGCCTCCATCATCGACGGCACGCGCCTGGCGCGGGCCAAGGTGACGGTCTATGCGCACAGCGACGTGGGGGCACTGGAGGCCGCGCTGGCCGCCAGCACGGCGAAAACGAAGATCGTGGTGACCGACAGCGTCTTCAGCATGGACGGCGACATCGCTCCGCTGCCGCAGATCCTGGACCTGTGCGAACGCTTTGCTGCCTGGCTGGTGGTGGACGACGCGCACGGTTTCGGCGTGCTCGGCGAGCACGGCCGCGGTGCGCTGGAGCATTTCAAGCTGCGCTCACCGCAGCTGGTCTACATGGGCACACTGGGCAAGGCCGCCGGTGTCAGTGGCGCCTTCGTCGCCGCGCACGAAACCGTGATCGACTGGCTGGTGCAGCGCGCCCGGCCCTATATCTACACGACCGCCGCCGCACCGGCCCTGGCCCATGCGCTGCTGACCAGCATTGCCCTGATCGACAGCCGGGAAGGGCAGCAGCGCCGCGCCCAGCTGGACCTGCTGCGCCACCAACTGGCCGGCATGCCGGTACGCGCGGGCTGGTTGCATCTGGACTCCGCCACGCCGATCCAGCCGCTGGTGATCGGCGGCAATGCCGAGGTGATGGCGGCCGCGCAGGCACTGGAAGCCCAGGGCCTCTGGGTCTCGGCCATCCGCGCACCCACGGTGCCGGCCGGTACGGCGCGCCTGAGGATCACGCTGTCCGCTGCCCATACCCACGACGATGTGGCGCGGCTGCTGGCCGCGCTGGGTCAGCTGGCGCAGGAGGCCTGA
- the bioD gene encoding dethiobiotin synthase → MKAFSCFVTGTDTEIGKTLISSALLYALGQAGVRAAGMKPLAAGAELRDGVWRNEDVDQLYDAAPLKLQRELTTPYLLRTPAAPHIAAALECVLIEPRRIIASYEQVRTQAEAVVVEGVGGWRVPLTHGYDTSDLARQLGLPVILVVGLRLGCINHALLTAEAIAARGLKLAGWVANTVDPAMAHMDGNIEAIAARISAPLLGHVPRLEHPTAAAAATYLDLGKVKHV, encoded by the coding sequence GTGAAGGCTTTTTCCTGCTTCGTCACCGGCACCGACACCGAGATCGGCAAGACCCTCATCAGCAGTGCCTTGTTGTATGCGCTGGGCCAGGCCGGTGTGCGCGCCGCCGGCATGAAACCGCTGGCAGCTGGCGCCGAGTTACGCGACGGTGTCTGGCGCAACGAGGACGTAGACCAGCTTTATGACGCCGCGCCCCTGAAGCTGCAGCGCGAACTGACCACCCCCTACCTGCTGCGCACGCCGGCCGCGCCCCATATCGCGGCGGCGCTGGAGTGCGTGCTGATCGAGCCGCGCCGCATCATCGCCAGCTACGAACAGGTGCGGACCCAGGCCGAGGCCGTGGTGGTCGAGGGCGTGGGGGGCTGGCGCGTGCCGCTGACCCACGGCTACGACACCTCGGACCTTGCCCGCCAGCTGGGCCTGCCCGTCATCCTCGTGGTGGGCCTGCGCCTGGGCTGCATCAACCATGCCCTGCTGACCGCCGAGGCCATCGCCGCGCGTGGTCTCAAGCTGGCCGGCTGGGTGGCCAACACCGTGGACCCGGCCATGGCCCACATGGACGGCAATATCGAAGCGATCGCCGCGCGCATTTCGGCCCCGCTGCTCGGCCATGTGCCGCGACTCGAACATCCCACCGCAGCTGCGGCAGCGACTTATCTCGACCTGGGAAAGGTGAAGCATGTTTAA
- a CDS encoding acetyl/propionyl/methylcrotonyl-CoA carboxylase subunit alpha translates to MFKKILIANRGEIACRVAATAKRMGIRTVAVYSDADANAKHVAVCDEAVFIGGSAPAESYLRWERIIEAAQATGAQAIHPGYGFLSENEAFAQACAKAGLVFIGPPASAIQAMGLKAESKRLMEKAGVPLVPGYHGADQDTKLLQHEADRIGYPVLIKASAGGGGKGMRVVEKREDFESSLASCQREAINSFGDAAVLIEKYVLRPRHIEIQVFGDTQGHCVYLFERDCSVQRRHQKVLEEAPAPGMTPELRLQMGQAAVAAARAVNYVGAGTVEFIVEQREGKMSFFFMEMNTRLQVEHPVTEAITGLDLVEWQLRVAAGEPLPLKQEQLKIHGHAIEARICAESPDKHFLPATGTLQVYALPACSTFERADVRVDSGVREGDTISPFYDSMVAKLIVHGDTREQALARLDAALAATRIVGLQTNVQFLRHVVGCRSFAQADLDTALIVREAAVLFEQEKVGLPLAAAAVVAHTLLQEQAAAQSAGWVDPWARRDGWCTHGLMQRYFDLEFHGELHTAVLSYLHDGALQLRVEEAGAALQFSRHGDDIVLRYAGLRVLVQVLRSGEVAHVYTPQGATQITVLDALAHAGEAQAEGGRLTAPMPGKVVSFAVKAGDTVSKGQVLAVMEAMKMEHTIAAPAAGVVAELLYAPGDQVAEGAELLKLSVA, encoded by the coding sequence ATGTTTAAGAAAATCCTGATTGCCAATCGTGGAGAGATCGCCTGCCGGGTTGCGGCCACGGCGAAACGCATGGGCATCCGCACCGTCGCTGTCTATTCCGATGCCGATGCGAACGCCAAACACGTCGCGGTCTGCGACGAGGCCGTGTTTATCGGCGGCAGCGCGCCGGCCGAGAGTTATCTGCGCTGGGAGCGCATCATCGAAGCCGCCCAGGCGACCGGCGCCCAGGCCATCCACCCGGGCTACGGTTTCCTGAGCGAGAACGAGGCCTTTGCCCAGGCCTGTGCGAAAGCCGGCCTGGTTTTCATCGGCCCGCCGGCCTCGGCCATCCAGGCCATGGGCCTGAAAGCCGAGTCCAAGCGCCTGATGGAAAAAGCCGGTGTGCCCCTGGTGCCGGGTTACCACGGCGCCGACCAGGACACGAAACTCCTGCAGCACGAGGCGGACCGCATCGGCTACCCGGTGCTGATCAAGGCCAGTGCCGGCGGCGGTGGCAAGGGCATGCGGGTGGTGGAAAAGCGCGAGGACTTCGAGAGCTCGCTGGCCTCCTGCCAGCGCGAGGCCATCAACAGCTTCGGCGACGCGGCGGTGCTGATCGAGAAGTACGTGCTGCGCCCGCGCCACATCGAAATCCAGGTCTTCGGCGATACGCAGGGCCACTGCGTCTACCTCTTCGAGCGCGACTGCTCGGTGCAGCGCCGCCACCAGAAGGTGCTGGAGGAGGCGCCGGCGCCGGGCATGACACCCGAGTTGAGACTGCAGATGGGCCAGGCCGCCGTGGCGGCGGCGCGCGCCGTGAATTACGTGGGTGCGGGCACGGTGGAGTTCATTGTTGAACAACGTGAAGGAAAGATGAGCTTCTTCTTCATGGAGATGAACACCCGCCTGCAGGTCGAGCACCCGGTGACCGAGGCCATCACGGGGCTCGATCTCGTCGAGTGGCAGTTGCGTGTGGCGGCCGGCGAGCCGCTGCCGTTGAAGCAGGAGCAGCTGAAGATCCACGGCCACGCCATCGAGGCGCGCATCTGCGCCGAGAGCCCGGACAAGCATTTCCTGCCCGCCACGGGCACGCTGCAGGTTTATGCCCTGCCAGCATGCAGCACCTTCGAGCGGGCCGATGTGCGCGTGGATTCCGGTGTGCGTGAAGGTGACACCATCAGTCCGTTCTATGACTCCATGGTCGCCAAGCTCATCGTGCACGGCGACACGCGCGAGCAGGCCCTGGCCCGGCTCGACGCCGCGCTGGCGGCCACCCGCATCGTGGGCCTGCAGACCAATGTGCAGTTCCTGCGCCATGTGGTGGGTTGCCGCTCCTTTGCCCAAGCCGACCTGGACACCGCGCTGATCGTGCGCGAGGCCGCCGTGCTCTTCGAACAGGAAAAGGTGGGCCTGCCACTGGCTGCGGCTGCGGTGGTGGCGCACACCTTGCTGCAGGAACAGGCAGCCGCACAGTCGGCGGGCTGGGTCGATCCCTGGGCGCGGCGCGACGGCTGGTGTACACACGGCCTGATGCAACGCTACTTCGACCTGGAGTTCCACGGCGAGCTGCACACGGCGGTGCTGAGCTACCTGCACGACGGGGCCTTGCAGCTGCGGGTGGAAGAGGCAGGCGCCGCGCTGCAGTTCAGTCGCCATGGGGACGACATCGTCCTGCGCTACGCTGGTCTGCGTGTGCTCGTGCAGGTGCTGCGCAGTGGCGAGGTGGCCCACGTCTACACCCCGCAGGGCGCGACCCAGATCACCGTGCTGGACGCGCTGGCCCATGCCGGCGAGGCGCAGGCCGAGGGCGGGCGCCTGACCGCGCCCATGCCGGGCAAGGTGGTGTCCTTTGCCGTCAAGGCCGGCGACACCGTGAGCAAGGGCCAGGTGCTGGCCGTGATGGAGGCCATGAAGATGGAGCACACCATCGCCGCGCCGGCCGCGGGTGTGGTGGCCGAGCTGCTGTATGCGCCGGGGGACCAGGTGGCCGAAGGGGCGGAGCTGTTGAAGCTGTCCGTGGCGTGA
- a CDS encoding glyoxylate/hydroxypyruvate reductase A: MKIYFCCTDFKAEPWLAALRTALPQAEIEVWTPGAGPADYAVVWAPPQQFLDEQPQIKALFNIGAGVDALTQLRLPPRTKLVRLDDAGMSVQMAEYVVHALIRHFREFDVYAADVASGKWSFRKPRLREDFPVGIMGLGVLGQRVVRAVQQFEFPVRGWSRSSKELPGVRCYAGEAQFAEFLAETKVLVCLLPLTEETRGIMKRETLSLLQPGGYVINVARGAHLVEEDLISLLDSGHLAGAALDVFRQEPLPAGHPFWRHPKITVTPHTAARTLRDESVAQIAGKITALEQGKPIAGVVDHLKGY, from the coding sequence ATGAAGATCTATTTCTGCTGCACCGATTTCAAGGCCGAACCCTGGCTGGCTGCGCTGCGCACCGCGCTGCCCCAGGCCGAGATCGAGGTCTGGACGCCGGGCGCCGGCCCGGCCGACTACGCCGTGGTCTGGGCCCCGCCGCAACAGTTTCTCGACGAGCAGCCGCAGATCAAGGCGCTCTTTAACATCGGTGCCGGTGTGGATGCCCTCACGCAGCTCAGGCTGCCGCCCAGGACGAAGCTGGTGCGCCTGGACGATGCCGGCATGTCGGTGCAAATGGCCGAGTACGTGGTGCATGCCTTGATCCGCCACTTCCGCGAGTTCGACGTTTATGCAGCCGACGTGGCCAGCGGCAAGTGGTCCTTCCGCAAGCCGCGCCTGCGCGAGGACTTTCCCGTGGGCATCATGGGCCTGGGCGTGCTGGGCCAGCGCGTGGTCCGTGCCGTGCAGCAGTTTGAATTCCCGGTGCGGGGCTGGAGCCGCTCCTCCAAGGAACTGCCGGGTGTGCGTTGTTATGCGGGGGAAGCACAGTTCGCCGAATTCCTGGCCGAGACCAAAGTGCTGGTCTGCCTGCTGCCGCTGACCGAGGAGACCCGCGGCATCATGAAGCGCGAGACCCTGTCGCTGTTGCAGCCCGGCGGCTATGTGATCAACGTGGCACGTGGCGCGCATCTGGTGGAGGAAGACCTGATTTCGCTGCTGGACAGCGGGCATCTGGCCGGCGCCGCGCTGGATGTGTTCCGCCAGGAACCGCTGCCTGCCGGCCACCCGTTCTGGCGCCATCCGAAGATCACGGTGACGCCACACACGGCGGCACGCACCCTGCGCGACGAAAGCGTGGCGCAGATTGCCGGCAAGATCACGGCCCTTGAACAGGGAAAGCCCATCGCCGGCGTGGTCGATCATCTCAAGGGATACTGA
- a CDS encoding hydroxymethylglutaryl-CoA lyase → MSLPTRVQLIDVGPRDGLQNEKQPVPAAVKIGLVQRLQAAGLKEIEVTSFVSPKWVPQMADNTEVMAGLTRQPGVSYSVLVPNMKGFEAAVLSRPDEIVVFGAASELFSQKNINCSIAESIERFAPVVEAALKAGIRVRGAMSCTVGCPYEGEVAPERVGMLARLMKDIGVQRVDVADTIGTGTPLKVRRAIEATLPHFGIDAISGHFHDTYGQALANTYAALEMGVWNFQSSVAGLGGCPYAKGATGNVATEDVVYLLHGMGIDTGIDLDRLVDAGQYISDFLQRKPNSRAATALLNKRG, encoded by the coding sequence ATGAGCCTGCCCACCCGAGTTCAACTGATCGACGTCGGTCCGCGCGACGGCCTGCAGAACGAGAAGCAGCCGGTGCCGGCGGCCGTCAAGATCGGGCTGGTGCAGCGCCTGCAGGCCGCGGGTCTGAAGGAGATCGAGGTCACCAGCTTCGTGTCGCCGAAGTGGGTGCCGCAGATGGCCGACAACACCGAGGTCATGGCCGGCCTCACGCGCCAGCCCGGCGTGTCTTATTCGGTGCTGGTGCCGAACATGAAGGGCTTTGAAGCCGCAGTGCTGTCCAGGCCCGACGAGATCGTGGTCTTCGGCGCGGCCAGCGAACTGTTCAGCCAGAAGAACATCAATTGCTCCATCGCCGAAAGCATCGAGCGCTTTGCGCCCGTGGTGGAGGCTGCGCTCAAGGCGGGCATCCGGGTGCGCGGTGCCATGAGCTGCACCGTGGGTTGTCCCTACGAGGGTGAGGTCGCGCCCGAGCGGGTGGGCATGCTGGCGCGGCTGATGAAGGACATCGGCGTGCAGCGGGTGGACGTGGCCGACACCATCGGCACCGGCACGCCGCTCAAGGTCCGGCGCGCGATCGAGGCCACGCTGCCGCACTTCGGCATCGACGCCATCTCGGGCCACTTCCACGACACCTATGGCCAGGCGCTGGCCAACACCTACGCCGCGCTGGAGATGGGGGTCTGGAATTTCCAGTCCTCCGTGGCCGGCCTGGGCGGTTGCCCCTATGCCAAGGGGGCCACCGGCAATGTGGCGACCGAAGACGTGGTCTACCTGCTGCACGGCATGGGCATAGATACCGGCATCGATCTGGACCGGCTGGTGGACGCGGGTCAGTACATCAGCGACTTCCTGCAGCGCAAGCCGAATTCGCGTGCCGCGACGGCCCTGCTGAACAAGCGTGGCTGA
- a CDS encoding DUF1289 domain-containing protein translates to MEWLARQAVRAQAKQRDLPSPCISVCTMEIASGLCRGCLRTLDEIAAWSTLDDTGKRAVWARIEVRAKQEERARP, encoded by the coding sequence ATGGAATGGCTGGCCAGACAGGCGGTGCGGGCGCAGGCCAAGCAGCGCGACCTGCCGTCGCCCTGCATCTCGGTCTGTACGATGGAGATCGCCAGCGGCCTGTGCCGCGGCTGCCTGCGCACGCTGGACGAGATCGCCGCCTGGTCCACGCTGGACGACACGGGCAAACGTGCCGTCTGGGCGCGCATCGAAGTGCGGGCCAAGCAAGAGGAAAGAGCGAGACCATGA
- a CDS encoding 2-hydroxychromene-2-carboxylate isomerase, with translation MKQITFYLDFISPYTHLAFEKLPEALMGLSYSVTYRPVLLGALLRQHKLLGPAEVPAKREWTYRHVMWLGQQHGVPLQMPVVHPFNPLPLLRLAIAAAQGGDPNRYVCETLLRHVWHGGLDANDPVRLQALREQLAPRLETDDETVKARLRTNTDEAVAAGVFGVPSFVVDGRMFWGLDSLPMLRRYLEGDAWFDGPGWLAQTAGPV, from the coding sequence ATGAAACAGATCACCTTCTACCTGGACTTCATCTCGCCCTATACCCATCTGGCCTTCGAGAAGCTGCCCGAGGCGCTGATGGGCTTGAGTTATTCCGTGACCTACCGGCCGGTGCTGCTGGGCGCCCTGCTGCGGCAGCACAAGCTGCTCGGCCCGGCCGAGGTGCCGGCCAAACGCGAATGGACCTACCGGCATGTGATGTGGCTGGGCCAGCAGCACGGGGTGCCGCTGCAGATGCCGGTTGTGCACCCCTTCAACCCCTTGCCCCTGCTGCGCCTGGCGATTGCTGCCGCGCAGGGCGGCGACCCCAACCGTTATGTCTGCGAGACCCTGCTGCGCCATGTCTGGCATGGCGGTCTGGATGCCAACGACCCCGTGCGCCTGCAGGCCCTGCGTGAGCAGTTGGCGCCAAGGCTCGAAACCGACGACGAGACCGTCAAGGCCCGCCTGCGGACCAACACCGACGAGGCCGTGGCCGCCGGCGTGTTCGGCGTGCCGTCTTTTGTGGTGGATGGGCGCATGTTCTGGGGCCTGGACAGCCTGCCCATGCTGCGCCGTTACCTCGAAGGTGATGCCTGGTTCGACGGCCCAGGCTGGCTGGCGCAGACGGCCGGCCCAGTCTGA
- a CDS encoding ABC transporter substrate-binding protein, whose translation MQSFKVLGTVLLTLAAAASQAQILIGQTAGFSGAVAAGVKETTDGAKLYIDAINAKGGIAGQKIELISLDDKFDPKLAAENARKLIEENNVSALFLNRGTPHSEAIIPLLDKHGIALIAPSTGAMSLHQPVKKHVFNVRATYQREAEKAVGHLVTIGITKIALVHVDDSFGNDVLIGAQRGLASAKLQPVLLEKYDRTKPDFSRIAPALAQSGAQAVVLIASGAAAADAVKAFRAAGSIAQVVTQSNNASGGFIKSLGEHARGVIVSQVFPQSLSYTLVKEAQDMARAKGLAEVTPAMLEGFAAAKVLVEALRRAGPKPSRERIQAALEGLSKFDIGGLEVNFSPQDHTGLDFADLSIITADGRFRR comes from the coding sequence ATGCAAAGCTTCAAAGTGTTGGGAACCGTCCTGCTCACCCTGGCGGCGGCGGCCAGCCAGGCCCAGATCCTGATCGGCCAGACGGCCGGTTTCAGCGGCGCGGTGGCCGCCGGCGTGAAAGAAACCACCGACGGCGCCAAACTCTATATCGATGCCATCAATGCCAAGGGCGGCATCGCCGGCCAGAAGATCGAACTGATCTCGCTGGACGACAAGTTCGACCCCAAGCTCGCGGCGGAAAATGCCCGCAAGCTGATCGAGGAAAACAACGTCTCGGCGCTATTCCTCAACCGCGGCACGCCGCACTCCGAAGCCATCATCCCCCTGCTGGACAAGCATGGCATTGCGCTGATCGCCCCCTCCACCGGTGCCATGAGCCTGCATCAGCCCGTGAAAAAACACGTCTTCAACGTGCGGGCCACCTACCAGCGCGAAGCCGAAAAGGCCGTGGGCCATCTGGTGACGATCGGCATCACCAAGATCGCCCTGGTGCATGTGGACGACAGCTTCGGCAATGACGTGCTGATCGGCGCACAAAGAGGGCTGGCCAGCGCCAAGCTCCAGCCGGTGCTGCTCGAAAAATACGACCGCACCAAACCCGACTTCTCCAGGATCGCCCCGGCACTGGCCCAGTCCGGCGCGCAGGCCGTGGTCCTGATCGCCTCGGGCGCGGCCGCGGCGGACGCCGTGAAGGCCTTCCGGGCCGCCGGCAGCATCGCCCAGGTGGTCACCCAGTCGAACAACGCCTCCGGTGGTTTCATCAAGAGCCTGGGTGAACATGCGCGCGGTGTCATCGTCTCCCAGGTGTTCCCGCAGTCGCTGTCCTACACCTTGGTCAAGGAAGCACAGGACATGGCACGCGCCAAGGGCTTGGCGGAAGTCACGCCCGCCATGCTCGAAGGTTTCGCCGCAGCCAAGGTGCTGGTGGAGGCCCTGCGCCGTGCCGGCCCCAAACCCAGCCGCGAGCGCATCCAGGCCGCCCTGGAAGGCCTGAGCAAGTTCGACATCGGCGGCCTGGAAGTGAACTTCAGCCCCCAGGACCACACGGGCCTGGACTTCGCCGACCTGTCCATCATCACGGCGGACGGCCGCTTCCGGCGCTGA